The Alteromonas gilva genome has a window encoding:
- a CDS encoding CTP synthase, with product MTNYIFVTGGVVSSLGKGIAAASLAAILEARGLTVTMLKLDPYINVDPGTMSPIQHGEVFVTDDGAETDLDLGHYERFIRTRMTKRNNFTTGRVYEEVLRRERRGDYLGATIQVIPHITNEIKRRVVEGAQGFDVAIVEVGGTVGDIESQPFIEAIRQLGTEVGREHAMFMHLTLVPYMPASGELKTKPTQHSVKELRSIGIQPDILVCRSVGAMPASERSKIALFTNVAEKAVISLKDVDSIYRIPAALKAQSLDQLVVDRFRLDCPAADLTEWEQVLYAESNPVGEVNIGMVGKYVELPDAYKSVNEALKHAGLKNRLTVNIHYIDSQDIESKGEQVLEDLDAILVPGGFGERGIEGKIAAARYARENNVPYLGICLGMQVALIEFARNVVGMENANSTEFDPDTPYPVVGLITEWLESDGSTEVRDESSDLGGTMRLGSQLCHLIEGSKVFEAYGNAEIYERHRHRYEVNNNLRDQIEAAGLRVSGLSTDKRLVEVIELPDHPWFVAGQFHPEFTSTPRDGHPLFTGFVAAAQTYQKENH from the coding sequence ATGACAAACTATATTTTCGTCACCGGTGGTGTGGTTTCATCGCTTGGTAAAGGCATAGCGGCTGCATCGCTTGCCGCCATCCTTGAAGCTCGCGGTCTCACTGTGACCATGCTCAAACTGGATCCGTATATCAACGTCGATCCGGGCACCATGAGCCCTATTCAGCATGGTGAGGTTTTTGTAACTGATGATGGTGCAGAAACCGATCTCGACCTGGGTCATTACGAGCGGTTTATTCGCACCCGTATGACCAAGCGCAATAACTTTACCACCGGACGGGTTTATGAAGAGGTATTGCGCCGCGAACGCCGTGGCGACTATCTGGGCGCAACTATCCAGGTCATTCCGCATATCACCAACGAAATCAAACGGCGCGTGGTCGAAGGTGCGCAGGGCTTTGACGTGGCGATTGTCGAAGTCGGTGGCACAGTGGGTGACATCGAATCACAACCTTTCATCGAAGCAATTCGTCAGCTGGGTACTGAAGTGGGTCGCGAACATGCGATGTTTATGCACCTCACCCTGGTGCCTTACATGCCAGCTTCGGGCGAGCTTAAAACCAAGCCAACCCAGCACAGTGTAAAAGAATTGCGCTCAATTGGTATTCAACCCGATATTTTAGTGTGTCGCTCGGTGGGCGCAATGCCCGCCTCAGAGCGCTCTAAAATTGCGCTGTTTACCAATGTTGCTGAAAAAGCCGTTATCTCATTAAAAGACGTCGACAGTATTTACCGTATTCCCGCCGCGCTCAAAGCACAGAGTCTTGATCAATTGGTTGTTGATCGCTTCCGACTGGATTGCCCGGCCGCTGATCTCACCGAGTGGGAACAGGTGTTATACGCCGAATCTAACCCGGTCGGTGAAGTCAACATTGGCATGGTAGGTAAGTACGTGGAACTACCTGATGCCTATAAATCGGTAAACGAAGCGCTCAAGCACGCCGGGCTTAAAAATCGCCTGACAGTAAATATTCACTATATCGACTCTCAGGATATCGAATCTAAAGGCGAACAGGTGTTAGAAGACCTCGACGCGATTCTGGTACCCGGTGGTTTTGGTGAGCGCGGTATCGAAGGTAAAATCGCCGCCGCCCGTTATGCCCGCGAAAACAACGTACCTTACTTAGGCATTTGCCTGGGAATGCAGGTTGCATTAATCGAATTTGCCCGCAATGTTGTAGGTATGGAAAACGCAAACAGCACCGAATTCGATCCGGATACGCCTTACCCGGTAGTTGGCCTAATCACTGAATGGCTTGAGTCTGACGGCAGCACCGAAGTGCGTGACGAGTCATCAGATTTAGGCGGTACCATGCGTTTAGGCAGTCAGCTGTGTCACTTAATTGAAGGCAGTAAGGTGTTTGAAGCCTACGGTAACGCAGAAATTTATGAGCGCCACCGCCACCGTTACGAAGTCAACAATAACCTGCGCGATCAAATTGAAGCCGCCGGCCTCAGGGTAAGTGGTTTGTCCACTGACAAACGACTTGTTGAAGTCATTGAATTACCGGATCATCCTTGGTTTGTTGCAGGCCAGTTCCACCCGGAGTTTACGTCAACCCCGCGTGATGGCCATCCGTTATTTACCGGTTTCGTCGCTGCGGCGCAAACCTATCAAAAAGAAAATCATTAA